A single genomic interval of uncultured Sphaerochaeta sp. harbors:
- the rlmB gene encoding 23S rRNA (guanosine(2251)-2'-O)-methyltransferase RlmB, with amino-acid sequence MGEKIIGFHAIEEGLKKASSGSVLYIARGMGGHTQDLERQARLSSKVVVKKIAKVEMDRMVSQADHRGVVLDLVSSAQELGGKVQNLSVKDFCKNLKDDDSALVLVLDEITDPQNLGAILRSADQFSVSLVVIPDRRSAHANSTVIKVSSGAAHYVPMAQVTNINREIEYLKSQGFWVYGAAMDGQAVYKTTFPNRTVLVMGSEGKGIGQLTQRLCDHMVTIPMTGHIDSLNVSVATGILLYEVRRQQATR; translated from the coding sequence ATGGGTGAGAAAATAATTGGCTTTCATGCCATAGAAGAAGGTCTGAAAAAGGCTTCCTCAGGGTCGGTGCTCTACATCGCCAGAGGAATGGGTGGGCATACCCAAGATTTGGAGAGACAAGCTAGACTGAGCTCGAAAGTTGTGGTCAAGAAGATTGCAAAGGTTGAAATGGACCGAATGGTCAGTCAGGCGGACCACCGTGGTGTTGTGTTGGATCTTGTGAGTTCTGCACAGGAGTTGGGTGGCAAGGTCCAGAATCTTTCAGTAAAGGATTTTTGCAAGAATCTTAAGGATGATGACAGTGCACTGGTTCTTGTGCTTGATGAGATTACCGATCCTCAGAACCTAGGAGCCATCCTTCGCTCAGCAGATCAGTTCTCTGTATCCCTGGTTGTGATTCCTGACAGACGGAGTGCCCATGCGAACAGCACGGTCATCAAAGTCTCCTCTGGGGCTGCGCACTATGTACCCATGGCGCAGGTGACAAACATCAACCGTGAAATTGAGTACTTGAAGAGTCAAGGGTTCTGGGTATACGGCGCGGCAATGGATGGGCAGGCAGTATACAAGACCACATTTCCCAATAGAACCGTATTGGTTATGGGCAGTGAAGGAAAAGGTATTGGGCAGCTTACCCAGCGTCTCTGCGACCATATGGTCACCATTCCTATGACCGGTCACATCGATTCCTTGAACGTTTCCGTTGCAACAGGGATACTCCTTTATGAAGTGAGAAGGCAACAAGCAACAAGATAG
- the dnaJ gene encoding molecular chaperone DnaJ has product MAKRDYYEVLGVGKTATLDEIKKAYRKLAIANHPDRNPGDKEAEDRFKEATEAYDVLSDEKKRKMYDQYGFAGVDGANGGGHDYSNVYRDFSDIFGGGFGGGGFEDIFSSFFGGGGGRSQGRGGQRGPEAGSSLRYDVDIDFKDAVFGTKIEVAYSHQVACDVCHGSGSEGGSGTKVCPTCNGSGQVRRNSGFFAIASACPTCGGSGHVIENPCSSCHGTGLKRKQQKVKVSIPAGVDTGSRVVLRGMGDAGPNGGPAGDLYVYINVKPHKYFVRQDYDLFCQIPISITQASLGGEIKVPTIDGNSIKVNIPSGIQSGKMLRVKGRGVTKLNTTDRGDMYIKLQVQIPKRLGMKAKKLMQELSAALGEDESPNPVPFEA; this is encoded by the coding sequence GTGGCGAAACGTGATTATTATGAAGTGCTTGGAGTTGGAAAGACTGCAACACTAGACGAAATTAAAAAGGCATATCGCAAACTGGCAATTGCCAACCACCCAGACCGCAATCCAGGGGACAAGGAAGCCGAAGATCGCTTCAAGGAAGCAACCGAGGCATATGATGTTCTAAGTGATGAAAAGAAACGCAAAATGTACGATCAATACGGTTTTGCGGGAGTTGATGGCGCCAATGGTGGTGGTCATGACTACTCCAATGTGTACCGTGATTTCAGCGACATTTTTGGCGGTGGATTTGGTGGCGGTGGTTTTGAGGATATCTTCAGCTCCTTCTTCGGAGGTGGTGGTGGAAGATCTCAAGGCCGGGGTGGCCAGAGAGGCCCTGAAGCAGGATCTTCACTTCGGTATGACGTGGATATCGATTTTAAGGATGCCGTTTTTGGCACGAAAATCGAAGTTGCGTACTCCCATCAGGTAGCATGTGATGTCTGTCATGGAAGTGGGAGTGAAGGCGGATCTGGAACCAAGGTTTGTCCGACCTGTAATGGTTCAGGACAGGTCAGGCGAAACAGTGGGTTCTTTGCAATCGCCAGTGCCTGCCCAACCTGTGGCGGTAGTGGTCATGTCATTGAAAATCCCTGCTCATCCTGCCATGGCACTGGGTTGAAGAGAAAGCAACAGAAGGTGAAAGTCTCCATTCCTGCTGGAGTGGATACCGGTAGTAGGGTAGTACTTAGGGGAATGGGAGATGCAGGTCCTAATGGAGGCCCAGCCGGGGATTTGTATGTATACATCAATGTCAAACCCCATAAATACTTTGTCCGTCAGGACTATGATCTATTCTGCCAGATACCCATCTCTATAACGCAGGCATCTTTGGGCGGAGAGATAAAAGTTCCTACCATTGATGGTAATTCCATCAAGGTGAACATTCCTTCTGGTATCCAGAGTGGTAAAATGCTGCGAGTAAAAGGTCGGGGAGTTACCAAACTCAATACAACTGACCGGGGTGACATGTACATCAAGCTGCAGGTCCAGATTCCCAAGCGATTGGGAATGAAGGCGAAGAAGTTGATGCAGGAATTAAGTGCTGCATTGGGTGAGGATGAGTCCCCCAATCCAGTTCCTTTCGAAGCGTAA
- a CDS encoding DUF3798 domain-containing protein — MKKTFVLILCVLLASGFLFAQGAQEAAAAPAADDFHIGIVTGTVSQSEDDLRGAERLMEEYGSVNDGGKIQHVTYPDNFMDEAETTISVISGLADDPKMKAIIVNQAIPGTTEAFRRIKERRPDIITIAGEAHEDPGVIQSAADLAVNNDFVARGYLIIRTAHELGCDTFVHISFPRHLSYETMSRRVAIMRATCEELGMEFVMETAPDPTSDVGVAGAQQYILEKVPAWIESYGQNAAFFCTNDAHTEPLLKQLMTYGGYFIEADLPSPLMGYPGALGIDLSAEAGDFKAILEKVEASVVEKGGAGRFGTWAYSYGYTTTAGLGQHAINVLSGESELLKLSDLMKAYGKYTPGAKWNGSFYTDVNTGVRARNHVLIYQDTYMMGKGYMGNAELIVPEKYFAIK, encoded by the coding sequence ATGAAAAAGACTTTTGTGCTCATTCTCTGTGTTCTGTTAGCATCAGGGTTCCTTTTTGCTCAAGGTGCACAGGAAGCGGCTGCAGCACCTGCTGCAGATGATTTCCACATTGGTATCGTAACCGGAACTGTATCCCAGTCAGAGGATGATCTGCGTGGTGCAGAACGTCTTATGGAAGAGTATGGTTCAGTGAATGATGGTGGAAAAATCCAACACGTTACCTATCCTGATAACTTCATGGATGAAGCTGAGACTACTATTAGTGTTATCAGTGGTCTTGCTGATGATCCGAAGATGAAAGCTATCATCGTAAATCAGGCAATCCCTGGAACTACTGAGGCTTTCCGCCGCATTAAGGAAAGAAGACCTGACATCATCACCATTGCTGGAGAAGCACATGAAGATCCAGGTGTCATTCAGAGTGCTGCCGATCTGGCAGTCAATAATGACTTTGTTGCTCGTGGCTATTTGATCATTCGCACTGCTCATGAGCTTGGCTGTGACACGTTCGTGCACATCTCATTCCCAAGACACCTCAGCTATGAGACTATGAGTCGCCGTGTTGCAATTATGCGTGCTACTTGTGAAGAGCTTGGAATGGAATTTGTCATGGAAACCGCTCCCGACCCGACTTCTGATGTAGGTGTTGCTGGTGCTCAGCAGTACATTCTCGAAAAAGTCCCCGCTTGGATTGAATCATATGGCCAGAATGCAGCTTTCTTCTGCACAAACGATGCTCACACCGAGCCATTGCTTAAGCAACTGATGACTTACGGTGGTTACTTCATCGAAGCTGACCTGCCAAGTCCTCTCATGGGATATCCTGGTGCATTGGGCATCGACCTCTCTGCTGAAGCTGGTGATTTCAAGGCAATCCTTGAGAAAGTTGAGGCTTCTGTTGTTGAGAAGGGTGGCGCAGGCCGTTTCGGAACCTGGGCATACTCCTATGGTTATACCACCACTGCCGGTCTTGGCCAGCACGCTATCAACGTTCTTAGCGGTGAGAGTGAATTGCTCAAGCTTTCCGATCTGATGAAAGCCTATGGTAAGTATACACCTGGTGCTAAGTGGAATGGTTCTTTCTACACCGACGTCAATACTGGTGTTCGTGCAAGAAACCATGTTCTTATCTACCAAGATACCTACATGATGGGTAAGGGCTACATGGGTAACGCAGAGTTGATCGTTCCCGAGAAGTATTTTGCCATTAAATAA
- the dnaK gene encoding molecular chaperone DnaK codes for MGRIIGIDLGTTNSCVAVMEGNDPVVIANSEGQRTTPSVVGFTAKGDRLVGQPAKNQIVTNAENTVYSIKRFMGRKYREVPSELQKVSYKVTAGSSDEIKVEIRGESFSPQEISAAVLQKMKKTAEDYLGEPVTEAVITVPAYFNDAQRQATKDAGKIAGLDVKRIVNEPTAAALAYGLGKDANREEKIAVYDLGGGTFDISILELGDGVFEVKSTNGDTHLGGDDFDQRIIDWIVGEFKKSNGIDLAADKMALQRLRESAEKAKIELSNSTSTDINLPFITADSSGPKHLQMTLTRAKFEQLVADLVERSKVPVQNALRDAGLTAADIDEVILVGGSTRIPAVQAMVRELFKKEPHKGVNPDEVVAMGAAIQGGILGGSVKDVLLLDVTPLSLGIETLGGVCTRLIERNTTIPTRKSQIFSTAADGQTAVSIHVLQGEREMASQNRTLGKFDLVGIPAAPRGVPQIEVTFDIDANGIVHVSAKDLGTGKEQKIRIESSSGLSEDEIDKMVKEAEAHAEEDKRERARIDARNEADSLIYSTEKSLKDYGDKISSEDKATIESAVADLKGVMDNQSATAEEIKAKVETLQQASYKLAEEVYKQSAASGAEGAEGQAQDSASQESTGETKKPKDGVEDADFEVVD; via the coding sequence CGAAGGTCAGCGGACAACCCCTAGTGTTGTTGGATTTACCGCAAAGGGAGACCGCCTGGTTGGGCAGCCTGCCAAGAACCAGATTGTTACCAATGCTGAGAATACCGTGTATTCCATCAAGCGCTTCATGGGTAGAAAGTATCGTGAAGTTCCTTCTGAACTCCAGAAGGTCTCCTATAAGGTAACCGCTGGAAGTAGCGATGAAATAAAAGTTGAAATCCGTGGAGAGTCTTTCTCTCCCCAGGAAATTTCTGCAGCAGTATTGCAGAAAATGAAGAAGACAGCTGAGGACTATCTTGGTGAACCGGTTACTGAAGCCGTTATCACCGTCCCTGCATACTTCAACGATGCCCAGAGACAGGCTACCAAAGATGCCGGTAAGATTGCTGGGCTTGATGTGAAGCGCATCGTAAATGAGCCCACTGCAGCTGCGTTGGCTTATGGCTTGGGTAAGGATGCTAATCGTGAGGAGAAAATTGCCGTCTACGACCTTGGTGGTGGTACCTTTGATATCTCCATCCTTGAGCTTGGAGATGGTGTATTTGAAGTAAAATCCACAAATGGTGATACCCACCTTGGTGGCGATGACTTTGACCAGCGAATCATTGACTGGATTGTCGGTGAGTTCAAGAAATCCAATGGTATTGACCTTGCAGCTGATAAGATGGCTTTGCAGAGACTGAGAGAGTCAGCAGAGAAAGCAAAGATTGAGCTTTCCAACTCAACCAGCACTGATATCAACTTGCCGTTCATCACCGCTGATAGCAGTGGCCCAAAACACTTGCAGATGACATTGACCCGTGCAAAGTTTGAGCAGCTGGTTGCCGATTTGGTTGAGCGTTCAAAAGTGCCCGTACAGAATGCACTTCGGGATGCAGGCTTGACCGCTGCTGATATCGATGAGGTTATCCTGGTCGGTGGATCCACGAGAATTCCTGCAGTACAGGCTATGGTTCGGGAGCTGTTCAAGAAGGAGCCCCATAAGGGTGTAAACCCAGATGAAGTAGTTGCCATGGGCGCTGCCATTCAGGGTGGTATTCTCGGCGGTTCTGTGAAAGATGTACTTTTGTTGGATGTTACCCCGCTCTCCTTGGGTATTGAAACCCTTGGTGGTGTTTGCACCCGCCTGATCGAGCGGAATACGACTATCCCAACCCGGAAGAGCCAGATCTTCAGTACTGCTGCTGATGGACAGACTGCTGTAAGCATTCATGTTCTCCAGGGTGAGCGCGAGATGGCCAGCCAGAACAGGACACTCGGAAAGTTCGACTTGGTTGGTATTCCTGCAGCCCCTCGTGGCGTACCACAGATTGAGGTTACCTTCGACATTGATGCCAACGGCATTGTCCATGTATCTGCAAAGGATCTGGGTACCGGTAAGGAACAGAAGATTCGCATCGAATCCTCCAGTGGCCTCAGCGAAGATGAAATCGACAAGATGGTCAAGGAAGCAGAAGCCCACGCTGAAGAGGACAAGAGAGAACGTGCTCGTATCGATGCCCGTAATGAAGCTGACAGCTTGATCTACTCCACCGAGAAGTCCCTTAAGGATTATGGTGATAAGATCAGCAGTGAGGATAAGGCAACCATCGAAAGTGCTGTTGCAGACCTTAAGGGTGTCATGGACAACCAGAGTGCAACTGCAGAAGAGATCAAGGCCAAAGTTGAAACCTTGCAGCAAGCTTCTTACAAGCTGGCTGAAGAAGTCTATAAGCAGAGTGCAGCCTCTGGCGCTGAGGGCGCTGAAGGCCAAGCACAGGATTCTGCCTCCCAGGAATCAACCGGGGAGACCAAAAAGCCCAAGGACGGCGTTGAAGATGCCGACTTTGAGGTCGTAGACTAA
- a CDS encoding sugar ABC transporter ATP-binding protein, translating into MHENETPLLEMKHISKDFFGNKVLTDINFSLKKGEILGLVGENGAGKSTLMKILFGMDEIHQTGGYGGDVMINGEIVQFSSPIDALAKGIGMVHQEFSLLPDFTATENILLNREPLKYTVFSELFGERLNILDREQMNYISERAIGRLNVPLDKDMLVSQMPVGHKQFTEIARELSKEATDVAEGIKLLVLDEPTAVLSEQEADSLLKAMRLLSESGISIIFISHRLQEIIDVCNTIMVMRDGQIIKTVPSQGVVIADIARWMVGRDVGSSKRESRGFDYENTPVLLSLQNLWVDMPGEIVRDVSLDVHKGEILGIGGMAGQGKLGIPNGAMGLFPAGGKVIFEGKEIALNNPRHFLDAGMAFVSEDRRGVGLLLDESLEWNISFTAMQIQEKYLKQYLGGLLKWRDQDAIEEETESYVQQLEIRCTSTKQRAKELSGGNQQKVCLAKAFAVGPKLLFVSEPTRGIDIGAKSLVLKALRKYNEESGTTIVMISSELEELRAICDRVAIISDGKVFGVLPATTDSAEFGLLMIGQQSQILEGGSV; encoded by the coding sequence ATGCATGAAAACGAAACACCTTTGCTGGAGATGAAGCACATCAGCAAGGATTTTTTCGGAAACAAAGTACTCACCGACATCAATTTCTCTCTCAAGAAAGGAGAGATTTTAGGTTTGGTAGGCGAGAACGGTGCCGGAAAATCCACGCTGATGAAGATTCTCTTTGGAATGGATGAGATTCATCAGACTGGGGGCTATGGTGGGGATGTCATGATCAATGGGGAGATAGTGCAATTTTCCTCTCCGATTGACGCTCTCGCAAAAGGAATTGGGATGGTACACCAAGAGTTTTCACTATTGCCTGATTTTACTGCTACCGAAAATATTCTCCTGAATCGGGAACCATTGAAATATACTGTTTTTTCCGAGTTATTCGGGGAACGCTTGAATATTCTTGATCGTGAGCAAATGAACTATATCTCCGAGCGCGCTATCGGCAGGCTTAATGTCCCCTTGGACAAGGATATGTTGGTTTCTCAGATGCCGGTTGGCCATAAGCAGTTTACTGAGATTGCGCGTGAGCTGAGCAAGGAAGCAACGGATGTTGCCGAAGGAATCAAGTTGTTGGTGCTTGATGAACCAACGGCAGTACTATCGGAGCAGGAAGCAGATAGTCTGCTTAAGGCAATGCGGCTATTGAGTGAAAGTGGCATTTCCATCATCTTTATCAGCCACCGTTTACAGGAAATCATTGATGTTTGTAACACAATCATGGTTATGCGTGATGGTCAGATTATCAAGACAGTACCTTCCCAAGGTGTTGTAATCGCTGACATCGCTCGTTGGATGGTTGGCCGCGATGTGGGTAGTTCAAAGAGAGAATCGAGAGGATTTGATTACGAAAACACCCCTGTGTTGCTCTCCCTACAGAACCTCTGGGTGGATATGCCAGGAGAAATTGTTAGGGATGTATCCTTGGATGTCCATAAGGGAGAAATCCTAGGGATTGGAGGTATGGCTGGACAAGGGAAGCTTGGTATTCCCAACGGTGCCATGGGTCTCTTTCCTGCTGGAGGTAAAGTCATTTTCGAAGGTAAGGAGATTGCATTAAACAATCCCAGGCACTTCCTGGATGCTGGAATGGCTTTTGTAAGTGAAGACCGACGAGGGGTAGGCTTACTCCTCGACGAGAGCTTGGAATGGAACATCTCCTTTACTGCTATGCAGATTCAGGAGAAGTATTTGAAACAGTATTTAGGAGGCTTGCTTAAATGGCGTGACCAAGATGCTATCGAGGAGGAAACTGAGTCCTATGTACAGCAACTTGAAATCCGTTGTACCAGTACCAAGCAAAGAGCGAAGGAGCTTTCTGGGGGAAACCAACAGAAAGTCTGTCTTGCGAAAGCCTTCGCAGTAGGCCCAAAACTACTCTTTGTATCTGAACCTACACGAGGTATCGATATTGGAGCTAAATCTCTGGTTCTGAAAGCTCTCAGAAAATACAATGAGGAAAGTGGAACGACAATTGTGATGATATCTAGTGAATTAGAAGAGTTGAGAGCAATTTGCGATCGGGTTGCTATCATTAGTGATGGGAAGGTCTTCGGTGTCTTGCCAGCTACTACCGATAGTGCGGAATTTGGTCTCTTGATGATAGGGCAACAGAGCCAGATACTAGAAGGAGGGAGCGTATGA